One stretch of Rosistilla oblonga DNA includes these proteins:
- a CDS encoding extracellular solute-binding protein, translating into MPNTKRPLDCCRLIAPLILLVGGCVPRPENEVVVYSALDQEFAAPMLSSFDRHVDSEIQVNARFDIESTKTIGLVNRILGERDRPVCDLFWNNEIIHTVRLQKAGLLKEIDWPVDTVWPAGCIASDGTWCGFAARARVLIVNKKLLPDPDQWPTSVLDLADPKWKGQGAIARPLFGTTATHAAVLENQLGQEKADALFREIQQNAVTLSGNKQVAQAVSAGQVAWGLTDTDDAVIERDLGFPVAIVYPDQQPDQMGTLRIPNTLAVLKDAPHPVAAEQLALFLMSPETEKRLAMGNSSQIPLFRSVKEQPRVLPEESVRWLDADFEAAADRWEPLAERLNGIFVD; encoded by the coding sequence ATGCCCAACACGAAACGCCCTCTCGATTGCTGCCGTTTGATCGCTCCGTTGATTCTGTTGGTCGGCGGCTGTGTGCCGCGTCCCGAAAACGAAGTCGTCGTCTATTCGGCGCTCGACCAAGAGTTTGCCGCGCCGATGTTGAGCAGCTTCGACCGGCATGTCGACAGCGAGATCCAGGTCAACGCGCGGTTCGACATCGAATCGACCAAGACGATCGGGCTGGTCAACCGAATCCTCGGCGAACGCGATCGCCCGGTCTGCGATCTGTTCTGGAACAACGAGATAATCCACACAGTGCGGCTGCAGAAAGCCGGCTTGCTGAAAGAGATCGACTGGCCGGTCGATACCGTTTGGCCCGCCGGATGCATCGCGTCGGATGGCACTTGGTGCGGGTTTGCCGCTCGCGCTCGCGTGCTGATCGTGAACAAAAAACTATTGCCCGATCCGGACCAATGGCCGACAAGCGTTTTGGATCTGGCCGATCCAAAATGGAAAGGGCAGGGGGCGATCGCGCGACCGCTGTTCGGCACCACGGCCACGCACGCGGCGGTGCTCGAGAATCAGTTGGGTCAGGAAAAGGCGGACGCTCTGTTTCGCGAGATCCAACAAAACGCCGTCACGCTGTCGGGGAACAAGCAGGTTGCACAAGCGGTCTCGGCCGGGCAAGTCGCTTGGGGGCTGACCGATACCGACGACGCGGTGATCGAACGCGACCTCGGTTTTCCCGTCGCGATCGTCTACCCCGACCAGCAGCCCGATCAGATGGGAACGCTGCGGATTCCCAACACGCTGGCTGTCTTAAAGGACGCACCGCATCCGGTCGCGGCGGAGCAGTTGGCGTTGTTTTTGATGAGCCCCGAGACCGAGAAGCGGCTGGCGATGGGGAACAGTTCGCAGATCCCGTTGTTCCGCAGCGTCAAGGAACAGCCGCGGGTGCTGCCTGAAGAATCGGTCCGCTGGCTGGACGCCGACTTCGAAGCGGCGGCCGATCGCTGGGAACCGCTCGCCGAGCGGCTCAATGGAATCTTCGTCGATTAG
- a CDS encoding phytoene desaturase family protein — protein sequence MPKDFLAKAADEYDVIVIGSGLAGLTTANILGRHGHRVLLLEQHYKLGGLATWFRRPGGHIFDISLHGFPAGMIKSCKRYWNDDISDRIVQLKNVRFENPMFSLTTTFNRKDFTKLLTEQFAVEQSAVEGFFDTARSMNFYDDQTTTTRQLFDRFFPGREDVIRLLMEPITYANGSTLEDPALTYGIVFSNFMSKGVFIYEGGTEDLIARMQKELKKNNVDICINCPVDKINVKNGQVESVEVHNRTIRTKSVISNSNLRSTIFNMVGSEHFDPSFVEEAEAVRLNNSSTQVYMAMKPGVEIDESCGDLLFTSTAPLFRTEALLSRDITSRTFSFYYPRTRPEGKRRYAVVSSTNARWEDWSGLSETQYEASKQELIETTVAALDKFVPNVREKIDWVEAATPRTFNHYTRHQLGASFGTKFEGLAVSRKLPEQIGGLYHAGSVGIIMSGWLGAINYGVIVANDVDQRLMKQEAAPA from the coding sequence ATGCCCAAAGACTTTCTTGCCAAAGCGGCCGATGAATACGACGTGATCGTGATCGGCAGCGGACTTGCGGGACTGACCACCGCCAACATCCTCGGTCGCCATGGCCATCGCGTTCTGCTGTTGGAACAGCATTACAAACTAGGCGGGCTGGCGACTTGGTTCCGCCGTCCCGGAGGGCATATCTTCGATATCTCGCTGCACGGTTTTCCCGCCGGGATGATCAAAAGCTGCAAGCGTTATTGGAACGATGACATCTCCGATCGGATCGTTCAACTGAAAAACGTCCGCTTCGAAAACCCGATGTTCTCGTTGACGACGACCTTCAATCGCAAGGACTTCACCAAACTGCTGACCGAACAGTTTGCCGTCGAACAGTCCGCCGTCGAAGGCTTCTTCGACACCGCCCGAAGCATGAACTTCTACGACGATCAAACGACGACCACGCGTCAATTGTTCGATCGCTTTTTCCCCGGCCGCGAGGATGTGATCCGGTTGCTGATGGAACCGATCACCTACGCCAACGGTTCGACGCTGGAAGATCCCGCGCTGACCTACGGGATCGTCTTTTCGAACTTCATGTCCAAGGGAGTCTTCATCTACGAAGGGGGAACCGAGGACCTGATCGCTCGAATGCAAAAGGAGCTGAAGAAGAACAACGTCGACATCTGCATCAATTGCCCCGTCGATAAGATCAACGTCAAAAATGGGCAGGTCGAATCGGTCGAGGTGCACAACCGAACGATCCGTACCAAGTCGGTGATCAGTAATTCCAATCTGCGATCGACGATCTTCAACATGGTCGGCAGCGAACATTTTGATCCGTCGTTTGTCGAAGAAGCCGAAGCGGTTCGCTTGAACAACAGCAGCACGCAGGTCTACATGGCGATGAAGCCGGGTGTGGAGATCGATGAATCGTGCGGCGATCTGTTGTTCACCAGCACCGCCCCGCTGTTCCGCACCGAAGCGTTGCTGAGCCGCGATATCACCAGCCGCACGTTCAGCTTCTATTACCCGCGAACACGCCCCGAAGGGAAGCGACGCTATGCGGTCGTCAGCAGCACCAACGCTCGCTGGGAGGATTGGTCGGGACTGAGCGAGACGCAGTACGAAGCGAGCAAGCAGGAGTTGATCGAGACGACGGTCGCCGCGTTGGACAAGTTTGTCCCCAACGTTCGCGAGAAGATCGACTGGGTCGAAGCCGCCACGCCGCGGACTTTCAATCACTACACTCGACACCAACTCGGCGCCAGCTTTGGCACCAAGTTCGAAGGTCTGGCGGTCAGCCGCAAGCTGCCCGAACAGATCGGCGGACTCTACCACGCCGGCAGCGTCGGGATCATCATGAGCGGCTGGTTGGGAGCGATCAACTACGGCGTGATCGTCGCCAACGACGTCGACCAACGCCTGATGAAACAAGAAGCCGCCCCGGCGTAG
- a CDS encoding sugar MFS transporter, producing MDTSASSLADREPSELANDQPAVVPRRYLLAFILTTCCFSMWGFANDLTNPLVKVFKEVFQISNTQSSLVQFAFYSGYFTMALPAAFFIRRFSYKGAIMVGFALYAVGALMSIPASLNTNFWIFIAGFYVLTFGLAFLETSCNPYILAMGPAETATRRLNLAQAFNPIGSLTGMIVASLLIAPALNIGSFRDAVENRDPAAVQYLHAEYPDGLPDFATEFGALDSAASAGLKNMKATAPEEFLAIQTHDLAVVRTPYVAIAAVALAFLGLFAVAKMPDFRQPEPDAPFFEIVGRLLARPNYREGVIAQAFYVGAQITCWTFVIHYGMEQVGLTLAQAQNWNIAAMVIFLISRFICTFLMHYVSAGRLLALFAIAAVGFTLGAILLPGKTGLICLVLVSACMSLMFPTIYGIALKDLPEEEAKLGSAGLIMAIVGGAVLPLLQGKFIDELGVRSSFYLPLICFVVIALFGIRTFTKFERPDVATDH from the coding sequence ATGGATACATCAGCTTCATCGCTCGCCGATCGCGAGCCGTCGGAACTCGCCAACGACCAGCCCGCGGTCGTTCCACGCCGCTACTTGCTGGCGTTCATTTTGACGACCTGCTGTTTTTCGATGTGGGGATTTGCCAATGACCTGACCAACCCGCTGGTGAAGGTTTTTAAGGAGGTCTTCCAGATCAGCAACACGCAGAGTTCGCTGGTCCAGTTTGCTTTCTATAGCGGCTACTTCACGATGGCATTACCGGCGGCGTTTTTCATTCGCCGGTTCTCCTACAAAGGAGCGATCATGGTCGGGTTCGCGCTCTATGCCGTCGGCGCGTTGATGAGCATCCCGGCCAGCCTAAATACCAATTTCTGGATCTTCATCGCCGGCTTTTATGTGCTCACCTTCGGATTGGCGTTTCTGGAAACCAGCTGCAATCCCTACATCTTGGCGATGGGCCCCGCCGAAACGGCGACGCGGCGTTTGAATCTAGCTCAAGCCTTCAATCCGATCGGATCCTTGACCGGCATGATCGTCGCCTCGCTGCTGATCGCCCCCGCCCTGAACATCGGTTCGTTTCGCGACGCTGTCGAAAATCGCGATCCCGCCGCGGTGCAGTACCTGCACGCGGAGTATCCCGACGGGCTGCCCGATTTCGCCACGGAGTTTGGCGCATTGGATAGCGCTGCCAGCGCGGGACTGAAGAACATGAAAGCGACAGCGCCGGAAGAGTTCCTGGCGATCCAAACGCACGACCTGGCCGTGGTGCGAACGCCCTACGTCGCGATCGCTGCCGTCGCGTTGGCATTTCTGGGCCTGTTTGCGGTCGCCAAGATGCCCGATTTCCGACAGCCCGAACCGGACGCCCCCTTCTTCGAGATCGTCGGCCGATTGCTGGCCCGGCCGAATTATCGCGAAGGGGTGATCGCGCAAGCGTTTTACGTGGGAGCCCAGATCACGTGTTGGACGTTTGTGATTCACTACGGCATGGAACAGGTGGGGCTGACGCTCGCCCAAGCTCAGAACTGGAACATCGCCGCGATGGTGATCTTCTTAATCAGCCGATTCATCTGCACCTTCTTGATGCATTACGTTAGTGCCGGCCGACTATTGGCGTTGTTTGCGATCGCGGCGGTTGGTTTCACATTGGGAGCGATCCTGTTGCCGGGCAAGACCGGCCTGATCTGCTTGGTCCTCGTATCGGCCTGCATGTCGCTGATGTTCCCGACGATCTACGGGATCGCGTTAAAAGATCTTCCCGAAGAGGAAGCCAAGCTCGGGTCGGCCGGGTTGATCATGGCGATCGTCGGCGGCGCGGTGCTGCCGCTGTTGCAGGGCAAGTTCATCGACGAGCTAGGCGTCCGCAGCTCGTTCTACTTGCCCCTGATCTGTTTCGTCGTGATCGCTCTGTTTGGCATCCGCACGTTCACCAAGTTCGAACGCCCGGACGTCGCAACAGACCACTGA
- a CDS encoding endonuclease domain-containing protein — protein MVDFACPQKMLVVEVDGGYHDGVVDEDLRRQRHLRSLGWQTIRFTDKEVEEDAEAVARAIACKLNLPYEFKNRKATGAGMKSVNHPKQRRL, from the coding sequence GTGGTCGATTTTGCATGTCCGCAAAAGATGCTGGTCGTTGAAGTCGACGGCGGATACCACGACGGTGTCGTGGATGAAGATTTGAGACGTCAACGACACCTCCGATCACTGGGCTGGCAAACCATTCGCTTTACCGACAAGGAGGTTGAAGAGGATGCAGAAGCGGTAGCGCGTGCGATTGCCTGTAAACTAAACCTGCCGTACGAATTCAAAAATCGCAAAGCAACGGGGGCGGGAATGAAAAGCGTCAATCACCCTAAGCAACGCAGGTTGTGA
- a CDS encoding sulfatase, with protein sequence MKQTVILLCVALATSVATEAADPPKPNVLFIAIDDLNDYISPLDNQAGVKTPNFERLAKRSVTFANAHCAAPVCHASRVATMTGVHPISSGLYNNLFRAHGPRWRDESPALKDAVVLSQHFRNHGYHAAGGGKIFHTLQWTRGDSQNDPDAWDAYRGDPLDPISADWPRPRIIPDARAGISPGRPVGGRNLFGAQPLLVPDAQTGDHMVVDWAAQQLNAKHDKPLFLAVGLFRPHIPFEVPKKYFDMHPIDQITLPETLDNDLDDARVPERQSWHRWVIKNRLWRKMMQGYLASISYTDHQLGRLLDALDASPIKENTIVVLWSDHGFHIGEKQNWEKFCLWDQTTRVPMFIHAPGVSADGQATRQPATLTDLYPTLCELAGLPIPSQCDGLSLVPQLKDPGRKRDRLSLTSYAFGPEPSHAVSDERYRYIRYDDGFEELYDLENDPNEFTNLASSEAHAETKARLAKGLPKVTAPRREIPSDSRYNLRRTNN encoded by the coding sequence ATGAAACAGACAGTCATTCTACTTTGCGTAGCGCTGGCGACTTCGGTCGCTACGGAAGCCGCCGATCCGCCCAAGCCGAACGTGTTGTTCATCGCGATCGACGATCTAAACGATTACATCTCGCCGCTGGATAATCAGGCGGGCGTGAAGACTCCCAATTTCGAACGGCTTGCGAAACGGAGCGTGACGTTTGCCAACGCCCACTGCGCGGCACCGGTCTGCCACGCGTCGCGCGTGGCCACGATGACCGGCGTGCATCCGATTAGCTCGGGACTCTACAACAATCTGTTTCGGGCACACGGTCCGCGTTGGCGCGACGAATCGCCAGCGTTGAAAGATGCGGTTGTCTTATCCCAACACTTCCGCAATCACGGATACCACGCGGCCGGCGGTGGGAAGATCTTTCACACGTTGCAGTGGACTCGCGGCGATTCGCAGAACGATCCCGACGCCTGGGACGCCTACCGCGGCGATCCTCTGGATCCGATCTCCGCCGACTGGCCGCGGCCGCGGATCATCCCCGACGCGCGAGCCGGCATCTCGCCGGGACGCCCCGTTGGCGGCCGCAATCTGTTTGGCGCACAACCGCTGTTGGTTCCCGATGCACAAACCGGCGACCATATGGTTGTCGATTGGGCTGCCCAGCAACTGAATGCCAAACACGACAAACCTCTCTTCCTGGCGGTAGGATTGTTTCGTCCTCACATCCCGTTTGAAGTCCCTAAAAAATACTTCGACATGCACCCGATCGATCAGATCACATTGCCGGAAACTTTGGACAATGATCTCGACGATGCCCGAGTTCCCGAGCGACAATCGTGGCATCGTTGGGTGATAAAAAATCGATTGTGGCGCAAGATGATGCAAGGCTATCTGGCCAGCATCAGCTACACCGATCATCAGCTCGGGCGGTTGCTCGATGCCTTGGATGCTTCGCCGATCAAAGAGAATACGATCGTCGTCCTCTGGAGCGATCACGGATTCCACATCGGCGAAAAACAGAACTGGGAAAAGTTTTGCCTGTGGGATCAAACGACCCGCGTGCCGATGTTCATCCACGCCCCGGGAGTGAGTGCCGATGGCCAAGCGACTCGCCAACCGGCGACGCTCACCGACCTCTACCCTACGCTGTGCGAGCTGGCTGGTTTGCCGATCCCGTCGCAGTGCGATGGGCTCTCCTTGGTTCCGCAATTAAAAGATCCGGGGCGGAAGCGAGATCGGTTGTCGCTGACGTCGTACGCCTTTGGCCCCGAACCGTCGCATGCGGTCTCCGATGAACGCTATCGCTACATCCGCTACGACGATGGCTTTGAAGAACTGTACGATTTGGAAAACGACCCGAACGAATTCACAAACCTCGCCTCGTCGGAGGCGCATGCAGAAACGAAAGCTCGCCTTGCAAAAGGCCTCCCGAAAGTAACCGCTCCACGCCGCGAAATCCCCAGCGATTCGAGATACAATCTCCGCAGAACAAACAACTAA
- a CDS encoding IS4 family transposase, which yields MQPTSIAYEFQDIQLGDKRLNDRAEALLASLAANPSASINEACSGWDETKAAYRLFDNPNVDPEAILGAHAEKTLQRIKAQDTVCIAQDTTELDYTAHPPEGVRNLDRLGRRGLYDHSHIAFTPEKLCLGVVGVKFYDRDKEALGTSKKREGQPLHTGEGQRWLDGYRKACEIAGKCPETQIVSLADREGDIYDIFVEADQHETPAQFVIRSQRKRSLPEKDPDGGPAAYKKMRAEIASAQPVAYREVQLPKTPERTKGSGNKQHPGREARTAKLEIRAKRMTLRAPHNKQSSMPPVEISVVWVSEIDGPGDGTEVDWLLLSSLPVDTIAQTLRIVDLYVARWPIEVFFRVFKTGCRVEEIQLEARDRLIRALMFYKVIAWRIMFVTFLGRECPELPCDVVFSEAEWKSVWKVVEKTAPPKQAPELSQFIPVLATLGGYNHREGDGPPGAEVIWRGTRRMLDFALCWQAFGPDQ from the coding sequence ATGCAACCGACCAGTATCGCATACGAATTTCAAGATATTCAACTTGGAGACAAACGTCTCAACGATCGAGCCGAAGCGTTGCTCGCCTCGCTGGCGGCCAACCCTTCGGCCAGTATCAACGAAGCTTGCAGTGGCTGGGACGAAACCAAAGCCGCCTACCGTCTATTCGATAACCCCAACGTCGATCCCGAAGCCATTCTCGGGGCTCACGCTGAAAAGACACTCCAACGAATCAAGGCCCAAGACACCGTTTGTATCGCACAAGATACCACCGAACTGGACTACACCGCGCATCCGCCCGAAGGCGTCCGTAATCTCGATCGCTTAGGCCGCCGTGGACTTTACGATCATTCCCACATCGCCTTCACTCCAGAGAAACTTTGTCTCGGGGTGGTCGGTGTTAAGTTTTACGATCGCGACAAAGAAGCGCTCGGCACCAGCAAGAAGCGAGAAGGCCAACCCCTACACACCGGCGAAGGGCAACGATGGCTCGATGGTTATCGCAAGGCCTGCGAGATCGCCGGAAAATGTCCTGAAACTCAGATCGTTTCGCTGGCCGATCGCGAAGGAGACATCTACGACATTTTCGTCGAAGCCGATCAGCATGAAACACCGGCTCAGTTCGTCATTCGCTCGCAGCGAAAACGCTCGTTGCCGGAGAAAGACCCCGATGGCGGGCCTGCGGCTTATAAGAAAATGCGTGCCGAAATCGCATCCGCCCAGCCGGTCGCTTACCGCGAAGTCCAGCTTCCCAAAACGCCCGAGCGAACCAAAGGATCGGGAAACAAACAACACCCCGGCCGTGAAGCACGCACTGCGAAGTTAGAAATTCGAGCGAAGCGGATGACTCTTCGTGCGCCACACAACAAGCAGTCTTCGATGCCGCCGGTCGAGATCAGTGTCGTTTGGGTGAGCGAAATCGATGGCCCAGGCGACGGAACCGAAGTCGACTGGCTGTTACTGAGTTCTCTGCCGGTCGACACGATTGCCCAGACGCTGCGGATTGTGGATTTGTATGTGGCTCGTTGGCCAATCGAAGTATTCTTTCGAGTTTTCAAAACTGGCTGCCGGGTCGAAGAGATCCAACTCGAAGCGAGAGACCGACTGATCCGCGCGTTGATGTTTTACAAAGTGATCGCATGGCGGATCATGTTTGTGACCTTCTTAGGCCGCGAGTGTCCAGAGCTTCCCTGTGATGTCGTCTTCAGCGAAGCGGAATGGAAGTCGGTCTGGAAAGTGGTGGAAAAGACGGCTCCTCCAAAGCAAGCTCCTGAGCTGTCACAATTCATCCCAGTCCTTGCGACCCTTGGCGGCTACAATCACCGCGAAGGCGACGGTCCGCCGGGAGCCGAAGTGATCTGGCGAGGCACGCGGCGAATGCTCGACTTCGCCCTCTGCTGGCAAGCCTTCGGACCAGACCAATGA
- a CDS encoding sulfatase, whose translation MILNKISLPSLLFFACLAGGMFSPNGDLLAAKPNVLFILADDLGWSDTTLFGTTKFYKTPNIERLAARGMTFTRAYSSSPLCSPTRASILTGLSPARTGITTPNCHLPKVILAAEATSTGPPHLKATSPNSVSRLKTSYYTLAEMFKDNGYATAHFGKWHLGSAPYSPLEHGFDIDVPHWAGPGPAGSYVAPWRYPDFDPQTPDEHIEDRMASEAVTFMEQNQRRPFFLNYWMFSVHAPFDAKQALIDRYAKQIDPKNPQRSPTYAAMIESMDDAVGTLLDTLDRLKIADNTIIIFASDNGGNMYNQVDGTTATSNAPLRGGKATMYEGGVRGPAIVVQPGVVAANSRSDEVIQSSDFYPTLLEMLSIEKQSDQMFDGISITPALQGGSLDRDAIFTYFPHSPPIPEWLPPAVSVHQNDWKLIRIFHSGEAGKHRYKLFHLAEDIGEQHDLSAKHPERVQQMDALIEAFLVDTNAVRPQRNKRFDPSQYRPRMEGMGRLKNTGGKQAKKSAKPRGKPVAGWQPDGTCTLKRDGDALVLTSDGGDPYMIYGLPKPVSQQPLTLRFAMRSNSTGRGQIFWREQGVRPPFLAARSVTFEPEHDDATHQYAIEFTPSSPIDAVRIDPSTAAGKIRISNILLTDRAGHVLHHFTP comes from the coding sequence GTGATTCTGAATAAGATCTCGCTCCCTTCGCTGTTGTTTTTTGCTTGTCTTGCGGGCGGTATGTTCTCGCCGAACGGAGATCTGTTGGCGGCGAAACCGAATGTCCTATTCATCCTGGCGGACGATCTGGGGTGGAGCGACACGACGCTCTTTGGCACCACCAAGTTCTATAAGACGCCAAATATCGAGCGGCTGGCGGCTCGCGGGATGACGTTCACTCGCGCCTATTCCTCCAGTCCGCTATGTTCGCCGACGCGAGCCAGCATCCTGACGGGCCTGAGTCCGGCGCGGACGGGGATCACGACGCCCAATTGTCATTTGCCGAAGGTGATCCTTGCGGCCGAAGCGACTTCGACCGGCCCGCCTCATCTGAAGGCGACGTCTCCCAATTCGGTCTCGCGTCTAAAGACCAGCTACTACACGCTTGCGGAGATGTTCAAAGACAATGGTTACGCCACCGCCCACTTTGGGAAATGGCATCTCGGCAGCGCTCCCTATTCGCCTCTTGAACATGGCTTCGACATCGACGTGCCGCACTGGGCAGGCCCCGGTCCCGCTGGCAGTTATGTCGCTCCCTGGCGGTATCCCGATTTCGATCCGCAGACGCCCGATGAACACATCGAAGATCGGATGGCCTCCGAAGCTGTGACGTTTATGGAACAGAACCAGCGGCGACCGTTCTTCTTGAACTATTGGATGTTCAGCGTGCACGCTCCGTTTGATGCGAAACAGGCGTTGATCGATCGATACGCAAAACAAATCGATCCCAAAAATCCTCAGCGAAGTCCTACCTACGCTGCGATGATCGAGAGCATGGATGATGCGGTCGGCACGCTGCTGGACACGTTGGATCGTCTGAAGATCGCCGACAACACGATCATCATCTTCGCTTCGGATAACGGCGGTAACATGTACAACCAAGTCGACGGCACCACGGCGACCAGCAACGCGCCGCTGCGTGGTGGCAAAGCGACGATGTACGAAGGAGGCGTCCGCGGGCCGGCGATCGTGGTGCAGCCAGGTGTTGTCGCGGCCAACTCACGCAGCGACGAAGTGATCCAGAGCAGCGACTTCTACCCGACGCTGCTGGAGATGTTATCGATCGAAAAACAGTCAGATCAAATGTTTGACGGAATCAGCATCACACCGGCGCTGCAGGGCGGATCGCTCGATCGCGACGCGATCTTCACCTACTTCCCTCACAGCCCTCCGATTCCCGAATGGTTGCCACCTGCGGTCAGCGTCCACCAGAACGATTGGAAACTGATCCGCATCTTCCACAGCGGTGAAGCGGGAAAACACCGCTACAAACTGTTCCATCTTGCGGAGGACATCGGCGAACAGCACGATCTGTCGGCAAAACATCCCGAGCGGGTGCAACAGATGGATGCGTTGATCGAAGCGTTTTTGGTCGACACCAATGCGGTTCGCCCGCAGCGAAATAAGCGATTCGATCCGTCGCAATACCGTCCGCGGATGGAAGGGATGGGAAGGCTGAAAAATACAGGAGGCAAGCAAGCGAAGAAGTCAGCCAAGCCACGTGGCAAGCCGGTCGCAGGCTGGCAGCCCGATGGCACCTGCACGCTGAAACGTGACGGCGACGCGTTGGTCCTCACCAGCGATGGCGGCGATCCTTATATGATCTACGGCTTGCCCAAACCGGTCTCACAACAACCGTTGACACTTCGCTTTGCTATGCGATCGAACTCCACCGGCCGTGGGCAAATCTTCTGGCGTGAACAAGGTGTCCGCCCGCCTTTCCTGGCAGCGCGAAGCGTGACGTTTGAACCCGAGCACGATGACGCAACACACCAGTATGCTATTGAGTTCACGCCGAGCAGTCCTATCGACGCTGTCCGTATCGATCCGTCGACAGCAGCCGGTAAAATCCGAATCTCGAATATCCTCCTGACCGATCGGGCGGGCCACGTGCTACATCACTTCACGCCATAG
- a CDS encoding class II aldolase/adducin family protein, which translates to MNTTRALVHPRDEIMRTMDRIYRYRMTTTSGGNLSIRDADGNIWITPARVDKGNLTRNDIVCVAADGSVDGLHPPSSEFPFHKAIYAARPDIGAIVHAHPVALVAFSICQQTPNTRLFHQAHSVCGKIGFAPYACPGSEALGASIANTFSEGCDSVILENHGVVVGGDCLASAFKRFEAFEFAGKTLIKANQLGELRFLSDPQLDQAAQRGVDFQSFDPGVASADERELRRQLCEFVQRGCRQRLLISTEGSFSARLDGDAFLITPTQKDRELLSAEDFVLVDGDRRESGKLASRAARAHQAIYKRHPHVQAIVFAHPVNATAFSATDVPFDVRTIPESYVFLRDVRRADYGVQYGSDGSIADFVTSRNPAAILENDGVLVTGSSVLDAFDRLEVLESTAEAVINAKSIGAVSAMPKRVIDELCDAFNLK; encoded by the coding sequence ATGAATACAACTCGAGCCCTTGTTCATCCACGCGATGAGATCATGCGGACGATGGATCGCATCTACCGCTACCGGATGACAACCACATCCGGCGGCAACCTCTCGATCCGCGATGCCGATGGCAACATCTGGATCACACCGGCTCGAGTCGACAAAGGGAATCTGACTCGCAACGACATCGTCTGTGTCGCAGCCGATGGCAGCGTCGATGGCTTGCATCCGCCGTCGAGCGAGTTCCCGTTCCACAAAGCGATCTACGCGGCGCGGCCCGATATCGGGGCGATCGTTCACGCTCATCCCGTCGCTTTGGTTGCCTTCAGTATCTGTCAGCAGACGCCCAACACGCGGTTGTTCCACCAGGCGCACAGCGTTTGCGGCAAGATCGGTTTTGCACCGTATGCCTGTCCGGGCAGCGAAGCGCTTGGCGCGAGTATCGCCAACACGTTTTCCGAAGGTTGCGACAGCGTGATCTTGGAAAACCATGGCGTTGTCGTCGGCGGGGATTGTTTGGCGTCGGCGTTCAAGCGTTTCGAAGCGTTTGAATTTGCTGGCAAGACGCTGATCAAAGCGAATCAGTTGGGCGAGCTGCGATTTTTGAGCGATCCCCAATTGGATCAAGCCGCTCAGCGTGGCGTCGATTTCCAATCGTTTGATCCCGGCGTCGCATCGGCTGACGAACGTGAGCTGCGCCGACAGTTGTGTGAGTTTGTTCAACGCGGCTGTCGGCAACGACTGTTGATCAGCACCGAAGGCAGCTTTTCGGCCCGTCTGGATGGCGATGCGTTTCTGATCACGCCGACGCAGAAAGACCGCGAACTCTTGTCGGCGGAAGATTTTGTCTTGGTCGACGGCGATCGACGCGAGTCGGGAAAACTGGCCAGCCGCGCCGCACGTGCGCACCAAGCGATCTACAAGCGACATCCGCACGTGCAAGCGATCGTGTTCGCGCATCCGGTGAACGCAACCGCCTTCAGCGCGACCGATGTCCCGTTTGATGTCCGCACGATTCCCGAAAGCTACGTCTTTCTTCGCGACGTGCGACGAGCGGATTACGGCGTTCAGTACGGATCCGACGGTTCGATCGCCGACTTTGTCACCTCCCGCAACCCGGCAGCGATCCTGGAAAACGATGGCGTCCTGGTGACGGGCTCGAGTGTGCTGGATGCATTTGACCGATTGGAAGTCCTCGAATCGACAGCCGAAGCGGTAATCAATGCCAAGAGTATCGGAGCGGTTTCGGCGATGCCCAAACGCGTGATCGACGAGCTGTGCGACGCGTTCAATCTGAAGTAG